The following coding sequences are from one Syngnathus acus chromosome 12, fSynAcu1.2, whole genome shotgun sequence window:
- the LOC119131297 gene encoding netrin receptor UNC5D-like isoform X2: protein MPKFKLWPFLRHIPVRGVRGESQQHGPSSTLPRFVEEPVDAYIIKSNPIKLRCQARPALQIFFKCNGEWVHQSQHASREHTDLGTGLKIREVMINVSRQQVEDFHGPEDYWCLCVAWSHLGTSKSRKASVRIAYLRKNFEQDPQGLEVPLSGMIVLHCRPPDGVPAAQVEWLKNDELLNLGGAVTDPKGDHRLVIPQAHLSNSGNYTCVASNIVAKRRSSTAAVVVFVNGGWSTWSDWSPCNVHCGRGVHKRSRTCTNPAPLNGGSFCDGASVQKSACTSPCPVDGGWGTWTEWSTCSGDCERRRSRECTAPEPKHGGRLCDGVALATDNCTGDLCTQNGKLLRDAKPQGVVESGVGGGVGGGVGGGGGGVGGGGDVALYSGLAAGVATVALLIVGVTVYRRSRSDYGVDVIDSSALAGGFQSFNFKTSRQGNPLLIRSSLQPDLSVSRTYTSPMCFHDAMDKELLNPLPDLKVKGEPHICLKKLRLIITTFMCVGITEGPDFHPQTFPRGLSPDYRGVVVGATLGRGERNHFGPQRVAAPAVRPRHKATTVLGHAGGHLLVPNTGVSLLVPVGGIAHDTTWETTVIVNQEDSSSALGEGSEIFLSPAVTYGPPGLELSCPVVLTMAHCAEKAADRWITRLKRQTQDRKWEEVMCVQEDCTSCYCLLEAQRCHILLERPGRYALVGEPLRPDAAKRLRLAAFGSPDSANPMGFILRVYCVDDTPHAFQEVAAGERIRGGRLLEEPKVLSFRGNALSLQVNIQDVPQMLWNIKPFTTCQEFSFCQVWWGKQRPLQCAFSLERNSASSSSFSSSPLSCKISVRQVQGEEQILQIYTTVQPENPKVPVPFPCESGCSITSQAGSRAFKIPLSIRQRISATFDGTNAKGKDWRLLAQKLHVDRNLGYFAHHESPASIILSLWEAQHQDSADLDSLASALEEIGRVHSPNCNDMRGSLNSARTAD, encoded by the exons GGTTGAAGATCCGGGAAGTGATGATCAACGTGTCCCGCCAGCAGGTGGAAGATTTCCACGGTCCAGAGGATTACTGGTGCCTTTGCGTTGCCTGGAGCCACCTGGGAACATCCAAAAGCCGCAAGGCGTCCGTGCGGATCGCCT ACCTGAGGAAGAACTTTGAGCAAGACCCTCAAGGCTTGGAGGTGCCCCTGAGCGGCATGATTGTATTGCATTGTCGACCACCAGATGGCGTACCGGCAGCCCAG GTGGAATGGCTGAAAAACGACGAGCTTTTGAACCTTGGTGGCGCTGTGACAGATCCCAAAGGCGACCACCGTCTGGTCATCCCTCAGGCGCACCTCTCCAACTCGGGAAACTACACGTGTGTTGCCAGCAACATTGTGGCCAAGCGCCGCAGCTCCACAGCTGCCGTTGTCGTCTTTG TAAATGGCGGCTGGTCGACATGGAGCGATTGGTCGCCGTGCAACGTGCATTGCGGTCGCGGCGTCCACAAACGCTCGCGCACGTGCACCAACCCGGCGCCGCTCAACGGCGGCTCCTTCTGCGACGGCGCGTCGGTGCAGAAGAGCGCCTGCACTTCGCCGTGTCCAG TGGACGGGGGCTGGGGCACGTGGACCGAATGGTCGACGTGCAGCGGCGATTGCGAGAGGAGGCGGAGCCGCGAGTGCACGGCACCTGAACCCAAGCACGGCGGACGCTTGTGTGACGGCGTGGCGCTTGCCACTGATAACTGCACCGGAGACCTCTGCACGCAAA atggAAAATTGCTGCGTGACGCCAAACCACAAG GTGTGGTGGAGAGCGGAGTCGGCGGCGGAGTCGGCGGCGgagtcggcggcggcggcggcggcgttggCGGCGGGGGAGACGTGGCGCTGTACTCAGGCCTAGCGGCCGGCGTGGCGACGGTGGCGCTGCTGATCGTGGGCGTCACCGTGTACCGACGCAGCCGCAGCGACTACGGCGTGGACGTCATCGACTCATCCGCCCTGGCTGGAGGTTTCCAGTCGTTCAACTTCAAGACGTCCCGGCAAG GCAACCCTCTGCTGATCCGCTCGTCACTCCAGCCCGACCTGAGCGTGTCTCGCACGTACACCAGTCCCATGTGCTTTCACGACGCCATGGATAAGGAGCTCTTGAACCCCCTGCCCGATctcaaggtcaaaggtgagccACATATTTGCTTAAAGAAGTTACGCCTTATAATCACTACTTTTATGTGTGTAGGGATCACAGAAGGTCCAGACTTCCATCCTCAGACGTTCCCGAGGGGTCTGTCCCCAGACTACCGGGGCGTCGTGGTGGGTGCGACGCTGGGCCGAGGAGAAAGGAACCACTTTGGTCCCCAGCGGGTGGCGGCGCCCGCCGTCAGGCCGCGCCACAAAGCCACGACAGTGTTGGGCCACGCGGGGGGACATCTGCTGGTGCCAAACACAG GTGTGAGTTTGCTGGTGCCAGTCGGGGGGATCGCTCACGACACCACATGGGAAACGACGGTCATTGTCAACCAGGAGGACAGCAG CTCGGCGTTGGGCGAAGGATCGGAGATCTTCCTGAGTCCAGCCGTCACGTACGGCCCGCCGGGGCTGGAGCTTTCCTGCCCCGTGGTCCTGACCATGGCGCATTGCGCTGAGAAGGCCGCCGACCGCTGGATCACTCGACTCAAGAGGCAGACGCAGGATCGCAAATGGGAG GAAGTGATGTGTGTGCAGGAGGATTGCACTTCTTGCTACTGCCTGCTGGAGGCGCAGCGCTGCCACATTTTGCTAGAGCGACCCGGCCGCTACGCCCTGGTGGGCGAGCCGCTACGGCCGGACGCCGCCAAGCGCCTGCGACTGGCGGCCTTCGGAAGCCCGGACAGCGCCAACCCGATGGGCTTCATCCTCAGGGTCTACTGCGTGGACGACACGCCGCACGCTTTCCAG GAGGTGGCAGCGGGCGAACGCATCCGAGGCGggcgcctgctggaggagcCCAAAGTCTTGTCATTCCGTGGGAACGCGCTCAGCCTGCAGGTGAACATCCAGGACGTTCCACAGATGCTGTGGAACATCAAGCCTTTCACCACCTGTCAG GAGTTCTCCTTCTGTCAGGTGTGGTGGGGCAAACAGCGCCCCCTGCAGTGTGCCTTCTCCCTGGAGCGTAACAGCGCCTCCTCGTCCTCTTTCTCTTCATCTCCTCTCTCGTGTAAGATCAGCGTACGTCAGGTTCAAGGTGAAGAGCAAATCCTGCAGATCTACACCACAGTGCAGCCCGAG AACCCAAAGGTACCTGTCCCGTTCCCTTGTGAGTCTGGCTGTTCCATCACCTCCCAGGCGGGATCACGGGCTTTCAAGATCCCACTCTCCATCCGCCAGAGGATCAGCGCCACGTTTGACGGGACCAACGCCAAGGGCAAGGACTGGCGCCTCTTAGCCCAAAAGCTACACGTGGACAG GAACTTGGGCTACTTCGCCCACCACGAAAGTCCCGCGTCCATAATCCTGAGCCTGTGGGAGGCGCAGCATCAGGACTCAGCCGACCTGGACTCCCTGGCCAGCGCTCTGGAGGAGATCGGCCGGGTACACTCGCCCAACTGCAACGATATGAGGGGTTCCCTAAACTCAGCGAGGACTGCAGATTGA